In Thermodesulfobacteriota bacterium, a genomic segment contains:
- a CDS encoding DEAD/DEAH box helicase family protein, whose translation MGLHPSFPADPHAILDPAVRWYPGEEVFTEAGQATLLPPLVHRIRQGVKEWRDSGYEGASDTTRALLRHWFEAEHVLPAGEGALRPFRYYFAQREAVESAIWLYEVEEARDPYALIRYDASGRVSKGLFAEDWTRYVLKLATGAGKTKVMSLLIAWAYFHKRYEEGSDLSTNFLVLAPNIIVLDRLRQDFDGLRIFYDDPVLPENGHEGRAWQDDFQLALHIQDEIGVVSDAGNLFLSNVHRLADDTFAPSFEDEDTTAYFLGRRPTGKAASGLDLGQIVRDVDDLVILNDEAHHIHDEELAWFRNIADISGRLRLKGSRLSVQLDLTATPKHTNGAIFVQTVADYPLVEAIRQGVVKTPVLPDAASRAKLSERASETFTERYADYLHLGYLEWRKVYDELSATKKPVLFVMTDDTRNCDEVGEYLEARYPELRDGVLVIHTKRNGEISEAVKGKNKEELERLRRMSREIDLAENPCKAIVSVMMLREGWDVQNVVTIVGLRPYKAASRILPEQTLGRGLRRMFRGEPVVEKVSVVGTDAFVDFVESIRSEGVELEYAPMGPGGGGGKSPIVVEVDRDNDKKDLERLDMELPILAPRLYREFKNLEALDARALPPGNLALKRFSAEEQREIVFKDLDTGERSHTTLLDTTLAPSHQAAVGFFARTILRDLRLVGGFDVLFGKLKEYMGSRLFEKPVDLDDLNVLRNLSEPAAIRKILETFKAAINALTVQEKGTTEVKGTIKLSKARPYVVTSQPYLVPKRSVFNKVVTDQGFELEFAGFLDGCEDLVSFAKNPQRQASSLRIEYQTAEGGLANYYPDFLVKETETDYWIVETKGREDVEDPGKWERLCRWCEDASAADGTRRFRPLYVPEEGWKKARAKSFRGLAEAFGGGGPAATARRWGQA comes from the coding sequence ATGGGCCTCCATCCGAGCTTCCCCGCTGACCCCCACGCGATCCTCGACCCGGCGGTGCGCTGGTACCCCGGCGAGGAGGTCTTCACCGAGGCCGGCCAGGCGACGCTCCTGCCGCCGCTGGTCCACAGGATCCGCCAGGGGGTGAAGGAGTGGCGCGACAGCGGGTACGAGGGCGCGAGCGACACCACCCGGGCGCTGCTGCGCCACTGGTTCGAGGCCGAACACGTGCTCCCCGCGGGGGAGGGGGCGCTCCGGCCCTTCCGCTACTACTTCGCCCAGCGCGAGGCGGTGGAGTCGGCGATCTGGCTGTACGAGGTCGAGGAGGCCCGGGATCCCTACGCCCTCATCCGGTACGACGCGTCCGGACGGGTCTCGAAGGGCCTGTTCGCCGAGGACTGGACCCGCTACGTGCTGAAGCTCGCCACCGGCGCGGGCAAGACCAAGGTGATGAGCCTCCTCATCGCCTGGGCCTACTTCCACAAGCGCTACGAGGAGGGCTCGGACCTCTCCACGAACTTCCTCGTGCTGGCGCCGAACATCATCGTCCTCGACCGCCTGCGCCAGGACTTCGACGGCCTGCGGATCTTCTACGACGACCCCGTGCTGCCCGAGAACGGCCACGAGGGCCGCGCCTGGCAGGACGACTTCCAGCTGGCCTTGCACATTCAGGACGAGATCGGCGTGGTCTCGGACGCCGGGAACCTCTTCCTCTCCAACGTCCACCGCCTCGCCGACGACACCTTCGCGCCGTCTTTTGAGGACGAGGACACCACGGCCTACTTCCTGGGCCGCCGGCCGACGGGTAAGGCGGCGAGCGGCCTGGACCTGGGGCAGATCGTGCGGGACGTGGACGACCTGGTGATCCTGAACGACGAGGCCCACCACATCCACGACGAGGAGCTCGCCTGGTTCCGGAACATCGCCGACATCTCGGGGCGACTTCGCCTGAAGGGGAGCCGGCTCTCGGTCCAACTCGACCTCACGGCCACGCCCAAACACACGAACGGCGCCATCTTCGTCCAGACCGTGGCCGACTACCCCCTGGTGGAGGCGATCCGCCAGGGGGTGGTGAAGACGCCGGTGCTCCCGGACGCGGCCTCGCGGGCCAAGCTCTCGGAGCGGGCGAGCGAGACGTTCACCGAGCGCTACGCGGACTACCTGCACCTGGGGTACCTGGAGTGGCGGAAGGTCTACGACGAGCTCTCGGCGACGAAGAAGCCCGTGCTCTTCGTCATGACCGACGACACCCGGAACTGCGACGAGGTGGGCGAGTACCTGGAGGCGCGCTACCCCGAGCTCCGGGACGGCGTGCTGGTGATCCACACCAAGCGAAACGGCGAGATCTCGGAGGCCGTGAAGGGCAAGAACAAGGAGGAACTGGAACGCCTGCGGCGGATGAGCCGCGAGATCGACCTGGCGGAGAACCCCTGCAAGGCCATCGTCTCGGTCATGATGCTCCGCGAAGGCTGGGACGTGCAGAACGTGGTGACCATCGTCGGCCTTCGGCCCTACAAGGCCGCGAGCCGCATCCTGCCCGAGCAGACCCTGGGCCGGGGGCTGCGGCGGATGTTTCGCGGGGAGCCCGTGGTCGAGAAGGTGAGCGTGGTGGGCACCGACGCCTTCGTGGACTTCGTGGAGTCGATCCGAAGCGAGGGGGTGGAGCTGGAGTACGCGCCGATGGGACCGGGGGGCGGCGGCGGGAAGTCACCCATCGTTGTCGAGGTCGATCGGGACAACGACAAGAAGGACCTTGAGCGGCTCGACATGGAGCTGCCGATCCTGGCCCCGCGGCTCTACCGGGAGTTCAAGAACCTGGAGGCCCTGGACGCGCGGGCGCTGCCGCCGGGGAACCTGGCCCTCAAGCGGTTCTCCGCCGAGGAGCAGCGGGAGATCGTCTTCAAGGACCTGGACACCGGCGAGCGCAGTCACACCACCCTGCTCGACACGACCCTCGCGCCCAGCCACCAGGCGGCCGTGGGCTTCTTCGCCCGGACGATCCTCCGGGACCTGCGGCTCGTGGGCGGGTTCGACGTGCTCTTCGGGAAGCTCAAGGAGTACATGGGGAGCCGCCTCTTCGAGAAGCCCGTGGACCTGGACGACCTGAACGTGCTCCGCAACCTCTCCGAACCCGCGGCGATCCGGAAGATCCTGGAGACCTTCAAGGCGGCCATCAACGCCCTCACGGTGCAGGAGAAGGGGACGACCGAGGTCAAGGGCACGATCAAGCTCAGCAAGGCGCGCCCGTACGTGGTGACCAGCCAGCCCTACCTCGTGCCGAAGCGCTCGGTGTTCAACAAGGTGGTGACCGACCAGGGCTTCGAGTTGGAGTTCGCCGGCTTCCTGGACGGGTGCGAGGACCTCGTCTCCTTCGCGAAGAACCCCCAGCGCCAGGCGAGCTCGCTCCGGATCGAGTACCAGACGGCCGAGGGCGGCCTGGCCAACTACTACCCGGACTTCCTGGTGAAGGAGACCGAGACCGACTACTGGATCGTCGAGACCAAGGGCAGGGAAGACGTGGAGGACCCGGGCAAGTGGGAGCGGCTCTGCCGCTGGTGCGAGGACGCCTCGGCCGCGGACGGGACCCGGCGGTTCCGGCCCCTCTACGTGCCGGAGGAGGGGTGGAAGAAGGCCCGGGCGAAGAGCTTTCGGGGCCTGGCGGAGGCGTTTGGGGGAGGGGGGCCCGCGGCTACCGCACGGAGGTGGGGTCAAGCCTGA